A DNA window from bacterium contains the following coding sequences:
- a CDS encoding mechanosensitive ion channel — MEVIRDQIVRSSPTIIGAIAVLVIGWIVARVVSGTVRAVLHRTGTGQRLVQWITGEEAAKPVDAEQWIGKLVYYLIMLFVLVGFFQVVGLTIVTQPLVTMMNQIFQTVPALLAAGLFLLLAWVTASVLRFIVIRLLKATKSDESLKSIVALKNMQAAPSEIAGHLVRVAIMLFAAIEAARILGLVLLADLLVRFTVSAGHVLVGLVIFAVGLYIANLISNMVLASGMVQASLLAVATRVSILVLVGAMALRQMDLANEIINTAFTLLLGAIAVAVALAFGLGGRDIAARELEGWVQSAKSRKI, encoded by the coding sequence GGTGCCATCGCCGTCCTTGTTATTGGGTGGATCGTAGCCCGGGTGGTGTCCGGTACCGTGAGAGCGGTCCTTCACCGTACAGGCACGGGTCAGCGATTGGTGCAATGGATCACCGGGGAAGAGGCAGCAAAACCTGTCGATGCGGAGCAGTGGATTGGGAAGTTGGTCTACTACTTGATCATGCTCTTCGTCCTGGTCGGGTTCTTCCAGGTCGTGGGGCTCACGATCGTCACGCAACCGCTCGTCACGATGATGAACCAGATCTTCCAGACAGTCCCCGCGCTGCTCGCGGCTGGGCTCTTTCTATTGCTCGCTTGGGTCACCGCCAGTGTGCTGCGATTCATCGTCATTCGTCTGCTGAAGGCCACGAAGAGCGACGAAAGTCTCAAGAGCATTGTGGCTCTCAAGAACATGCAGGCCGCGCCCTCGGAAATTGCAGGCCATCTCGTCCGGGTAGCCATCATGCTCTTTGCCGCGATTGAAGCCGCGCGGATCCTTGGCCTTGTCTTGTTGGCCGACCTCCTGGTCCGGTTCACGGTCTCGGCGGGCCACGTGCTTGTGGGGTTGGTCATTTTTGCCGTCGGTCTCTACATCGCAAATCTAATCTCCAATATGGTCCTGGCCAGCGGGATGGTCCAAGCGAGCCTACTCGCCGTAGCCACCCGGGTCTCTATCTTGGTCTTGGTCGGGGCGATGGCCCTGAGGCAGATGGACCTGGCAAACGAGATTATCAACACGGCTTTTACGCTGCTCCTTGGGGCTATCGCTGTGGCGGTGGCTCTGGCCTTTGGCCTTGGTGGAAGGGACATTGCGGCCCGGGAGCTAGAGGGTTGGGTGCAGTCTGCTAAATCCAGGAAGATCTAG
- a CDS encoding AI-2E family transporter, translating to MTQRQLIGGTVTVVAVILLAGVMIWFVREIAEILVLLLVSAVLATACAPLVGFVERWRIVGRFRLPRGAAIGALYLAIFIVVVLISAMVIAPAVGETRRFVQQAPSLLTEGRQWLAGVRVQRPWVPDLASDLDHLSAQGSNAAMLGSGAAVLALRLAGGLVAAITVLVVTFYMLLEGASIKSAFLTVFPQEERPRVSLLLHRIGMKFGGWLRGQLLLAVSVAVPVSLVLLAIGIPYPFLIGVIAGVGELIPLVGLTLAAVIAVLVTLGQPAWQLLAVVIFFVVAMNLESHILIPRLMARVLGLSPLLTIVALLIGVKLLGLLGGLLALPVAAAVQVMAREVVQEINSPVRPLVSAAPIEDIAKPLRATSAWRAGPAEFPKVS from the coding sequence TTGACACAGAGGCAACTGATCGGTGGCACTGTTACGGTCGTGGCGGTCATTCTCCTCGCCGGGGTAATGATTTGGTTCGTACGCGAGATCGCGGAGATTCTGGTGCTCCTGCTCGTGTCGGCAGTCCTCGCAACCGCGTGTGCGCCCCTCGTGGGATTTGTGGAGCGGTGGCGGATCGTGGGACGATTCCGGCTCCCCCGGGGAGCCGCGATCGGGGCGCTCTACCTCGCGATCTTTATCGTTGTCGTGCTCATCTCTGCCATGGTGATCGCGCCGGCCGTCGGGGAAACTCGAAGATTCGTTCAGCAGGCGCCGTCTCTCCTAACCGAGGGTCGGCAGTGGCTGGCGGGCGTGAGGGTTCAGCGGCCGTGGGTGCCGGACCTCGCAAGTGATCTCGACCATCTTTCGGCGCAAGGTTCCAATGCTGCCATGCTGGGGTCCGGCGCGGCCGTGCTGGCGCTGCGGCTGGCGGGTGGGCTTGTGGCGGCGATCACGGTACTGGTGGTTACCTTCTATATGCTGCTCGAGGGAGCGTCCATCAAGAGCGCCTTTCTCACGGTGTTTCCTCAAGAAGAACGCCCACGGGTGAGCCTCCTTCTCCATCGGATCGGCATGAAGTTTGGTGGATGGTTGCGTGGGCAACTCCTGCTGGCTGTGTCTGTGGCCGTGCCAGTCTCGCTGGTCCTTCTCGCCATCGGCATCCCCTATCCATTTCTAATCGGCGTGATCGCCGGGGTCGGGGAACTCATTCCGCTGGTAGGACTCACCCTTGCAGCGGTCATCGCGGTTCTCGTAACACTGGGGCAACCCGCCTGGCAGTTGCTGGCTGTGGTCATCTTCTTCGTCGTCGCGATGAATCTGGAGTCGCATATTCTGATCCCTCGGCTCATGGCGCGCGTCCTCGGACTGTCACCACTCTTGACCATTGTGGCCTTGCTCATTGGAGTGAAATTGCTGGGGCTTCTTGGCGGATTGCTCGCTCTCCCGGTGGCGGCGGCCGTGCAGGTGATGGCGAGGGAGGTCGTCCAGGAGATCAACTCGCCGGTTCGCCCGCTGGTTTCAGCGGCTCCAATCGAGGACATTGCGAAGCCGCTGCGGGCAACCTCCGCGTGGCGTGCTGGGCCGGCTGAGTTCCCGAAGGTGAGTTGA
- a CDS encoding IS630 family transposase — MAAGKKNAARLRALLGFLDESGFTQRPPIRATWAPKGRPPVVVEPFNHWKHLSAIGALLTTGHGRHPRWSVAFHPGPVRSVHVIRFLTALRHHVRRRVILVWDRLPAHRSRVVQETVARYRSWLTVVWLPAYAPDLNPVEQLWAHLDVTALANTPADELRLLRRSVRNGVHRFRRRPAVSRGFLKHAGLFF, encoded by the coding sequence GTGGCCGCGGGTAAAAAAAACGCCGCCCGCCTGAGGGCGTTGCTGGGCTTCCTGGACGAGAGTGGCTTTACCCAACGGCCGCCGATTCGCGCGACGTGGGCCCCGAAAGGCCGCCCTCCGGTGGTCGTGGAGCCGTTCAATCATTGGAAGCACCTCTCGGCCATCGGCGCACTGCTGACGACCGGCCACGGACGTCACCCGCGGTGGTCCGTGGCGTTCCACCCGGGCCCCGTGCGCAGCGTGCACGTAATCCGGTTCCTGACGGCGCTCCGCCACCACGTGCGCCGTCGCGTGATTCTCGTGTGGGATCGCCTGCCCGCCCACCGCAGCCGCGTGGTCCAGGAGACGGTCGCCCGATATCGGTCCTGGCTGACCGTCGTGTGGCTGCCGGCGTACGCGCCGGACCTCAATCCCGTCGAGCAGCTGTGGGCTCATCTCGATGTGACGGCCTTAGCGAACACCCCGGCCGACGAGCTGCGCCTGCTGCGCCGCAGCGTCCGCAACGGGGTTCACCGATTTCGGCGGCGTCCCGCTGTGAGCCGAGGGTTTCTGAAACACGCCGGGCTCTTTTTTTGA
- a CDS encoding Crp/Fnr family transcriptional regulator, protein MLETFMSSCYTQVTLGRWRLALAKRKPAHFKHLSTLEKPGAGKRVVEYRPKDTLFQQGDAADAVFYVRDGKIKLTTTSSQGREAIVAIVGAGDFVGEGSLAGQPLRMATAIAMTACSCVRIDKTVMNQLLHQRGVFSEQFMAYLLGRNIRIEADLVDQLFNSSEKRLARTLLLLAQYGKEGQPQSIVPQISQETLAGIIGTTRSRVSHFMNKFRKLGFIEYNGGLSVHSSLLSVILLD, encoded by the coding sequence GTGCTGGAGACATTCATGTCAAGCTGCTATACTCAGGTCACGCTCGGGCGGTGGAGATTAGCGTTGGCAAAGAGAAAACCCGCGCACTTCAAGCATCTCAGCACCCTCGAAAAACCCGGTGCCGGGAAACGCGTGGTCGAATACCGCCCGAAAGACACCCTCTTTCAGCAGGGCGATGCTGCCGACGCAGTATTCTACGTTCGGGACGGCAAGATTAAGTTGACGACCACGTCCTCGCAAGGCAGGGAAGCCATCGTGGCCATCGTCGGCGCGGGCGACTTTGTCGGCGAAGGATCCCTCGCGGGGCAACCCTTGCGCATGGCGACGGCCATCGCCATGACCGCGTGCTCGTGTGTGCGCATCGACAAGACGGTCATGAACCAACTGCTCCACCAGCGTGGTGTCTTCTCCGAACAGTTCATGGCGTATTTGCTCGGCCGCAACATTCGGATTGAAGCGGACCTCGTCGACCAACTCTTCAACTCCAGCGAGAAGCGGTTGGCCCGGACGCTCCTACTGCTGGCGCAGTACGGCAAAGAGGGACAACCTCAATCCATCGTGCCGCAGATCAGCCAAGAGACCCTGGCGGGGATCATCGGGACGACCCGGTCGCGCGTGAGCCACTTCATGAACAAGTTCAGGAAATTGGGCTTCATCGAATACAACGGTGGCTTGTCCGTCCACAGTTCCCTCCTGAGCGTCATCCTGCTCGATTGA
- the rpoZ gene encoding DNA-directed RNA polymerase subunit omega: MRTRPLEELLARVSPRYALVNVVAARARQLIAGDLPAIETTMRNPVLIAMEEIALGKLHLETRRAAGAPEKDPELVEVSQV, translated from the coding sequence ATGCGCACACGCCCGCTTGAGGAACTACTAGCCAGGGTCTCACCACGGTATGCACTCGTGAATGTGGTGGCCGCTCGGGCCCGGCAGTTGATTGCGGGAGATCTGCCCGCCATCGAGACAACGATGCGCAATCCTGTGCTCATCGCAATGGAAGAAATTGCGCTGGGAAAGCTGCACCTGGAAACCCGAAGAGCGGCCGGTGCGCCCGAGAAAGATCCGGAGTTAGTTGAGGTTTCACAGGTCTGA
- a CDS encoding winged helix-turn-helix domain-containing protein, protein MAPILRTRRDFAALEARRQRAAQLFARGQRQADVVRELRVSRETASRWYEAWRAHGAAGLRGAGRAGRKPRLDAAALQRLETALVRGPTDWDYPTHLWTLQRIVTVIWKVCRVRYSVPQTWRVLRHLGWSRQRPARQAKERDPEAVARWIRTTWPRVKKTPPA, encoded by the coding sequence ATGGCGCCCATCCTTCGCACCCGACGGGATTTCGCTGCTCTGGAAGCGCGCCGGCAACGCGCAGCGCAGCTGTTCGCGCGTGGCCAGCGCCAAGCCGATGTTGTGCGCGAGTTGCGCGTGTCCCGCGAGACCGCCAGCCGTTGGTACGAAGCGTGGCGGGCGCACGGCGCGGCGGGCCTGCGCGGAGCCGGGCGCGCCGGCCGGAAGCCACGCCTCGACGCTGCGGCGTTGCAGCGACTGGAGACCGCCCTCGTCCGTGGCCCGACCGATTGGGACTATCCCACCCACCTGTGGACGCTGCAGCGGATCGTCACGGTCATCTGGAAAGTCTGTCGCGTCCGCTACTCCGTCCCGCAGACCTGGCGCGTCTTGCGCCACTTGGGGTGGAGCCGACAACGGCCGGCGCGACAGGCGAAAGAGCGCGATCCCGAGGCAGTGGCCCGCTGGATCCGCACGACGTGGCCGCGGGTAAAAAAAACGCCGCCCGCCTGA
- a CDS encoding AsmA family protein, whose amino-acid sequence MAIPWYRSKWFRVGGVILLLGLIVAVALPFLIPVDRFRPLLIQLIEANTGREVQIDALRLHVVPTVHLQAVNVRVRNSQGFPGGDAIIVKSVDLDVGLLALLSQKLDVTSIVLSGVEVHLLRNPAGRTNLELPVALGSVPPRLTAVATGGGALLTLDHVGAIAVTNVEITMGSVDPRTEQVTPSLTLRGVNARIRSIDLSAPDAPKRLEMASALRGVTITTPSLAKPVQFEAGDFLIKDGAARGAFAATLDTMRVTGSVAIASLDPLSIITFTVAIPDLDVARMERLAIRDARGNPAASTPSTTRHLVARGTVKIDRLVLSPLEATQMRGRLSVHTNTIQVDSYALSAYGGTVQGAAVLDYSAASFPTIVTTAVRGVNVERMSSTLSPKGGQITGTLEADLRLATEMGRDPEAALRGAGTFAVRNGSFPRLDLESTMEKLATAVHLINVPVGPTRFSYFGGDLRIGQQRVYSNAIRLEGEGLEGTVRGSFGFDRTLDYVGTGAMKTPASAASGGAMSFVGRILRKVVPGTSGAAGIQVPFSVRGTFDNVTFSRAGTPQPIRDLSPQQQEQQPHNPSR is encoded by the coding sequence GTGGCTATCCCGTGGTACCGATCGAAGTGGTTCCGTGTCGGTGGCGTCATCCTCCTGCTGGGGCTGATCGTTGCTGTGGCCCTTCCCTTCCTCATCCCGGTTGACCGCTTCCGACCGCTGCTGATACAGCTCATCGAAGCCAACACCGGTCGAGAGGTCCAGATCGACGCGCTGAGACTCCATGTGGTACCGACGGTGCACCTCCAAGCCGTGAATGTCCGTGTGAGGAACTCGCAGGGCTTCCCTGGGGGTGATGCCATCATCGTGAAGTCCGTCGATCTCGACGTCGGGCTGCTCGCGTTGCTCTCGCAGAAGCTCGATGTGACGTCCATTGTACTCAGCGGCGTCGAGGTGCATCTTCTCCGGAACCCTGCGGGCCGAACGAATCTCGAGCTTCCGGTTGCCCTTGGAAGCGTCCCACCGCGGCTGACCGCTGTCGCCACCGGGGGTGGCGCCTTGCTGACGCTCGACCACGTCGGTGCGATCGCGGTGACGAATGTCGAGATCACCATGGGCAGCGTCGACCCACGCACCGAGCAGGTGACGCCGTCCCTGACTTTGCGCGGAGTGAATGCCCGAATCCGCTCCATCGATCTGAGCGCACCGGACGCGCCGAAGCGGCTCGAAATGGCCTCGGCCCTGCGGGGCGTGACGATCACGACGCCGTCGTTAGCCAAGCCGGTGCAGTTCGAAGCGGGCGACTTCCTCATCAAGGATGGTGCGGCGCGGGGAGCGTTTGCGGCAACACTGGACACCATGCGTGTCACGGGGTCCGTCGCGATCGCCAGTCTCGATCCGTTATCCATCATCACGTTCACGGTCGCCATCCCCGATCTCGACGTCGCCAGGATGGAGCGCCTCGCGATCCGCGATGCGCGCGGCAATCCGGCAGCCTCGACGCCCTCGACGACCCGGCACCTGGTGGCGCGCGGAACAGTCAAGATCGACCGGCTCGTCCTTTCCCCACTGGAGGCGACCCAGATGCGTGGCCGGTTGAGCGTGCACACGAACACGATTCAGGTGGATTCCTATGCACTCTCTGCGTATGGCGGTACCGTCCAGGGCGCGGCCGTGCTGGACTACTCCGCTGCCAGCTTTCCCACCATCGTCACCACTGCGGTGCGCGGCGTCAATGTCGAGCGGATGTCGAGCACGCTCTCGCCCAAGGGAGGACAGATTACGGGTACGCTGGAGGCCGATCTCAGGCTGGCCACCGAGATGGGGCGTGATCCCGAGGCGGCCCTCAGGGGTGCTGGGACCTTTGCGGTGCGCAACGGATCTTTCCCGAGATTGGACCTCGAGAGCACCATGGAGAAATTGGCGACGGCGGTGCACCTCATTAACGTGCCGGTAGGCCCCACGCGGTTCAGCTACTTCGGGGGAGATCTTCGCATCGGGCAACAGCGCGTGTACAGCAACGCCATTCGGCTTGAGGGAGAAGGACTGGAAGGAACGGTCCGGGGTAGCTTCGGCTTCGATAGGACCCTTGACTACGTGGGGACGGGCGCGATGAAGACCCCAGCATCAGCGGCATCGGGGGGCGCCATGTCATTTGTGGGGCGGATCCTCAGGAAGGTCGTGCCGGGGACTTCGGGCGCAGCCGGGATCCAGGTGCCGTTCTCCGTGCGCGGGACCTTCGACAATGTCACGTTTTCCCGGGCCGGCACGCCGCAGCCGATACGGGACCTGAGTCCCCAGCAACAAGAGCAACAACCCCACAACCCTTCGCGGTGA
- a CDS encoding IS5 family transposase, with protein sequence MRGDDSHEGAMFSYISPEQRVPPDHPLRTIRALVDAVLVELSPTFDTLYARVGRPSIPPEQLLRALLLQVLYTVRSERQLMEQLDYNLLFRWFVGLQMDARVWDATTFTKNRQRLLDGDIAQGFFQQVLAQARRRGLLSAEHFTVDATLIEAWAGTKSFRRKDTPPPPPSNDDPGNPTVNFRGERRSNATHASTTDPDARLVRRAVGREAKLSYLGHLRMENRHGLAMAAVVTVATGYAERETAAVLVHGRHNPGRRITVGADKGYDTRDFVAAVRAANATPHIAQRTERTSAIDARTTRHGGYERSQRARKRVEEIFGWLKTVGLMRKTRHRGRDRVNWMFVFATAVYNLVRIRKLLETRA encoded by the coding sequence ATGCGCGGTGACGACTCGCACGAAGGCGCGATGTTCAGCTATATCTCGCCCGAGCAACGCGTGCCGCCGGATCATCCGCTCCGCACGATCCGGGCACTGGTTGATGCCGTGCTCGTGGAGCTCTCGCCGACGTTCGACACCCTCTATGCTCGTGTGGGTCGCCCGTCGATTCCCCCGGAGCAGCTCCTGCGCGCGTTGCTGCTGCAAGTGCTGTACACGGTGCGCAGCGAGCGCCAGTTGATGGAGCAACTGGACTACAACTTGCTCTTTCGCTGGTTCGTGGGCTTGCAGATGGATGCGCGGGTGTGGGATGCGACCACCTTCACCAAGAATCGGCAACGGCTGTTGGATGGCGATATTGCTCAGGGCTTCTTCCAGCAGGTACTGGCGCAGGCGCGCCGCCGCGGGCTGCTGTCGGCCGAGCACTTCACGGTCGATGCAACGCTGATCGAGGCGTGGGCGGGCACGAAAAGCTTCCGGCGCAAGGACACCCCACCGCCGCCGCCCTCGAATGACGATCCGGGCAATCCGACCGTCAACTTTCGCGGGGAGCGGCGCAGCAATGCCACGCATGCCTCGACGACCGATCCCGACGCCCGGCTGGTCCGTCGCGCGGTCGGGCGGGAAGCCAAGCTGAGCTATCTGGGGCATCTCCGGATGGAGAATCGCCACGGCTTGGCCATGGCCGCAGTCGTGACCGTGGCGACCGGCTACGCGGAACGCGAGACCGCCGCGGTCTTGGTGCATGGCCGGCACAATCCGGGGCGCCGCATCACGGTGGGCGCCGATAAGGGCTACGACACGCGCGACTTCGTCGCCGCGGTGCGCGCGGCGAACGCGACCCCGCATATCGCGCAGCGCACCGAACGGACGAGCGCGATCGATGCGCGCACCACGCGCCATGGCGGCTACGAGCGCAGCCAGCGGGCCCGGAAGCGGGTGGAAGAGATCTTCGGCTGGCTGAAGACCGTCGGACTGATGCGGAAGACGCGCCACCGAGGCCGCGATCGCGTCAACTGGATGTTCGTCTTCGCCACGGCCGTGTACAATCTCGTGCGGATCCGAAAGCTGCTGGAGACCAGGGCGTGA
- a CDS encoding GlsB/YeaQ/YmgE family stress response membrane protein has product MSILSWIVVGIVGGWLGRMVIPGEGPGGLLGDLVIGVVGAIVGGWIFGFFGHVGVTGVNVGSIIVAFVGAVVVLWLVRQLTGMRHSRAA; this is encoded by the coding sequence ATGAGCATTCTATCATGGATTGTGGTGGGGATAGTCGGCGGCTGGTTAGGGAGAATGGTAATTCCCGGTGAAGGACCTGGCGGTCTGCTGGGAGACCTCGTGATCGGTGTCGTCGGCGCCATCGTGGGAGGTTGGATCTTCGGCTTCTTTGGGCACGTGGGCGTCACGGGTGTGAACGTCGGATCCATCATTGTTGCATTCGTCGGAGCCGTGGTCGTGCTCTGGTTGGTGCGGCAATTGACCGGGATGCGGCATTCCAGGGCGGCGTAG